The genomic stretch ACGGGTTATCATCGGGAATAGTACCATCAGGCATGAATCGCAACGTCGCACCGACTCCGTTGCTTGTATCCTGAGATACATGGTCCTCGCCGAAATCCTTCAGCTGTCGGTCACCAGTCGTCATATAGAGCGTCTGGTCGTCGTCAAAAATAATCCGAGAGCCAAAGTGGCCGTCACCTTCGATATAGGGTTCGGCGACATAGAGCTCCTCAAAGTCCTGGAGAGTTTGCTCCTCCGTATCGAGGCGTCCTCGACCAAGTTCTGTAGCTGACTCACCATCGTCGTTCGTCACTGAGTAAGTGAGATAAACCCAACATTCATCCGGGAAGTTTGGATGCAACGCTACGTCGAGCAGTCCACCTTGGCCCTCTGCATAGACCTCTGGTGTCTCATCGATAAGTTCGAGCGTTCCATCGTCCCGATCAAGGAGGCTTAGATTCCCTTCCCGTTCTGTAATGAGTATTTCAGACTCATTCGGAAGGAACGCGATTGCCCATGGATTGCTGAGGTCATCAGCAACTTCTTCGATCTCAAAATCCGTTCTATCCTGCTCTTCGTCAGCTTCATCGGATTCGTCGTCCTCGTCTTCAGCGCCTTCAGCGCAACCGGCAACAGTGAACACTCCGATTGCTGCACTCGTACTGAGGAATGAACGCCGGTTGATCTTGTTCTTGTTTGGCATCATCGATTCTCACCGATATTCGCACAACGAATCGAAATATATTATATCTATTGGTATATGATAAAATATAGAAAAGACTCTATAGAAAGGCGGCTTTTTTATGAAGACTAACTGTCGACATATGGTTCATCTATGTAATTAAATTGATAGTATCTGGGCCAATAGTGACTTCCTAGCCGGACGCTAACACGGAATACTACAAACTGATCATCGGCTCATCAAGAAGATCTATCTTTTAGTTGCCGAGTGTATCCCTTCACAGGGATGTCCCAGCCGGTTACTGGTTCAGTGTCATCGGGTGGGTGCCCTCTCACATCGTTTCGGCGAATCGAGGACCCACCTCGATTCTGCCCAACTTATCTCTTCTACAACTGGTTTTCTCTACTAATGACTATAATACAACATCTATATGCGTGTCCAAACTGTTATTTGAGATATGGATCGTAGACGGTTTATTGCCCACACAACTGCAATGACATGTCCCTGTATTGCGCTTGCAGGGTGTACAGATGAGCGAAACGGCAGTACAGCAGATTCTACTGAAGATGACGATGAGGAACCGCCTGACTCTGACGAGGAAGTGAACGAAGAGCAGAATGATGTGGAGCACGATGGGGAGCCAATCACTGATTACGATCTGGAGGTTCATGATGAACGCTCAAACGGTCACGTTTTCTGGGTTGATCACAACGAGCGGATGTACGGTGGCCGCTCCAATCGCGTGCTTATCAGTGACGATTGGTGGGAGACAACTGAAACACTATATACAGTTACCGAACACGAGGACACGAACGACTATATCCAGTCGGTGATCGTTCCTGAGAGTGGGCGTGTTGTCGTCGGTGTTGGCGGTCGTGCCGATAAAACAACTGGACGCGTGATTCTCTTAGACGAAGATGTTGAGGATCATGAGACCGTCTACGAATTCGACTGGGGACGCGTCTCGAACAGCCTCGCTCACGTGGTTTACGAGGATATCATCGTTATTGGTTCGTACGGACAGTCAGATTTTGAGGACGGGAATCATCCCAACGAGGTTATTCTCTCAACTGATGGCGGGGAGAGTTTCAACCGCATTCTCGAAGCCGAACTCCGTACAGAGGATGCACCAAATCTTCACATACACGATGTCGAGTACGATCCGCACGCTGAGCGGATCTGGGTCGCCGTTGGTGACAACGCTAACACCCAGCTTCATTGGAGCGACGACTTAGGTGATTCCTGGGAGCAGATCGGTGAAACTGGTGAGGCACCAATGGTCACTCAGATCAGTGCATTTGAAGATTGCATCGTACTCGGCACTGACGGTACTCCAGAGGGTATCATTCGCTGGGAACGCGATACCCCGGATGAGGAACCTGACGGCGTTGAGGAGTTCGAACACCATAGCACACTGCAGTTCGAGACAGACAACGACCGCATGCAGACGTTTGCCAGACGACGTTGGCATATCCGCGAGGATGATGGGCGCGAGCTTTGTCTCATGCCATTTGGATACTCTCCGATGAACCCCGATGCGACCGATTCAGTTCTGTTGGCAAGTACTGATGGGGATGCCTGGTATGAACTCTATCGAACTGAAACACAGGATATTCTGCTCTCTAATGTCATGGGACCGCTATCGATGGACGGTGATCTGCGAACGCTTGTATCAGACAGCTTTCAATCAGGTGGTCATCAGATCGATGCGACAGTGCCAGAATTCTGGGAGTAGTCCCGACTGCTGTGCCAAAGTGGTACTGTGGTTGCTCTCGATGAGCTTCTATACTGTAAAATGGACATATCTCTTCCGTCGAATAAGAGAGATCGCTCACCGGAGCCCGCTTTTCCACGGCTCTACTTATTTTGCTAGGTATCATTGAATTCCGATCTATTGGACTTGAATAGCTCCCGGTAGATCATCAGAGCACTACGCCGATTCAGTATTATCATGTGCCGCTTTCCCATTGATGACTTCGCCTCTCTCCTGACAGTCTAGACATCCGAAAACCTCGCCATCGTTTGATCCGAAAACCTGCCGGAAGCGATCAGTAACATGTCCACCACATGAGCCACAGGTAGCCATTAATTTTAGATATATCTATAGAGATATAAATGTTTGCAGTCTATGCTACGGACTCGCCCGATGAGATAGTGATTGTGGTTGCGATTGGATACTCTCTACTGGCTATCAGTTATACTACTAGTGCTATGATCCCCAGCAGTAATGGTACTCCGCTGAGGACAGGAGCTCAGAAATGGCGCACAGCGATAAGGTGGAGGCGGAGGATGAGCCTTAAGCACGGGCCGATGCCGACCAAGCAACCACTTGCGAATGGCAAACCCGTGTCGCTGTGCGCTACCAAATATTGGATACTGTAAATACTTAAATTTAATTACTGAAAAGGATATTAGAGGGAGCGGGGTTTACGAGCCACTCAACCACTTACAGTGATTGTAGGGATCTGTTGTTGACTATGTGAGAGGCCACCGATAGCTACTCGTACAAGATGGGTGTGTGTCTATTTCCCTTGTCCTATAGTATACCATCCTGCATTTCTAGGGCGAGCTATATGGATAGTATAGAATCCATCGGCCAACAGATGTAATAATATTCGGTGCATAGGGGAATGTGGGGTGAAAGCCCCGACGCGTTGGTTGCGCGTGCATGTCATCCGTCTTAGACGGACGCGGCAGGTGTCCATTCACCCGCCGCTATTCGTACCACAACTATCATACAGTACTCACTTTTGAACTGAGCCGAAATGATTGATCAAACTCTGATTGCTACCGTCTCTATAGTGTATTTACAACATCTTCTGAGTAGAAAGATTATTTACCAGACAATCAATGAATTTTATATGCCATCCGTACTGATTGCCGATATTCTCGATCAATTCGAGCCCAGCTCAGACGAGACTCCTACTGCCCCACCGAAAAACAGCCGTGGAAAATTGATTTGCGCACGTGAGTGTGCAGATGGAATACCGTGCAAACAGAGAGTACGAATTCCATTCATTGCGTGCCTGTACCACGAGAATCACGATCCCGTGATCGGGTAAAACGGAGTTACAGGGAACTCCTTGGAACGAAGTCCTGACAATCTAAACACCCAGCAGACCGTTTCTCTTTGAATGAGACTTCTGTCGACGTTCACGACTGAGTTCTCTACTGGGAGCCTCGTTTGTTGAGGGTCTGTGAGGGATTTGGAGTTTGTGCGCTCCTCGTGACCAATTGCATGGTACGGATCACTATGGTCGTTCCAGTTGACGTACGAGCCGTGCCCTCAGACGCTCTATGATGCTGTACCGTCGTAGGACCGTTTAAACCCCTCTGAAATCCGGGCTATAGACGTTAGCTGTTGAACCCGAATATATCCGAACTTCTGAAGCGCCCGTTAAACACTTCAGAGCGCTATTTTGCCGAGAAAAAGCTCTGGTTCTATCACTCCTCCTTGATATCTACAATATGATTTGTAGAATTAATATGTATTTTTCTAGCTAAGATACTAATATATATTCCGAACTTGAGAGGGAATATAACATGAAACGAAGAAAATTCATTGCTATGAGTGGTACAGCAACAGCTGTTCCTCTCGTTGGTTGTATGGGGAGTGACAACGAGGACAGAAATGAGAGTGAGGAGGATGGGGAGCCGGAAGAAGCCACTGAAAAGGGAGGACGAACTGAAGTAGATGAACTGCTTGAAGGAGGAGTATCAGATATTGAGGGGCTTGAGATCCTCGAGTATGAATTCATCGAGGAAGACTTCAGTACACGAATCGAGGGTATCGTCGTAAACAATACTGGGAGCGATCTCGATTACGTCGAAGTTGGTATCATCCTCTACAATGAAGACAGTCAGGGCACTGAAGACAGCTTTACTAATATAACAAATCTACCGACTGGAGAAGACTGGGTTTTTGAGATCCGACTACCCGAAGGCGTCACAGATATCGATGATTATAGAATCGTGGTCGTTGATCGCCCGTTGCTTTCCCTCTCTCGTTTCAACTGAATATGCAACTGCGTGCTTCAGTGCCGTCTGTCGATCTACAGCGGAACCATCCTGCTAAATACATTTGAGAGACGGCTCGAGACGCTCTATTATGGCCGTCTGGATTTTCGAATAGCCTCTCGGACCCCATAGACAATCGGTAAGGGATCGTCGAGATAGACGGTATCGAAGTGAGGCTCGGCCACGATCGATAAAAGAACGTCACTGATCGAAGACATGAATGAGGGAGGTTCAACAAGGGTCGAATCTGTTTGTACGAGACTTGCTAGATACTTCAACTCACCGTACAGATAGTGGCTACCGACACCGACTTTGTAGCCCGGTTCGATCAGATCTCCTTGTTCGGTCGCCAGAAGCCAGAAATCATGCGGAAAATCCGCGCCTGCCCGAACCGCACATGGAAGCGATTGCCACATGCGTGGGTTGATCTCCGTGAGTTTGAACTCACCAGTTTCAGCATCCCGCATATACTCGATACAGGCAAGGCCATGCCAGTCGAGTGCATCGAGTAGTGTTCGACCCACCTCTTCGAGTTCCGGGATATGCACTGACTTCCGATACACACCGCCACCACCAGTGTATGAATCGGCTCGGATCTGACGGTGCTGGAACGTTGTTTTTGCTTCCCCGTGGTCGTACAACGCGCCGAAGACGTATTCATCGCTGCTGTGGACATACTCCTGTACAATCGGTGTGTGCTCCATCTTTTCACACAGTACCGCCACATCCGGCTCTTCGCCCGGCTGGAGGTGTTCGATCGTCTTCACGATCCCCATGTCGTGTGGGGTATAGGAGTCGGCGTACTCCTCGGCTAGTAGGTTGTACCGAGACTTGACGATGAGCTCGGGACTCCAATCGTCGACCTCATCGAGCAGCCGTGTCTCGGGGACAGGTACGCCGGCTTCTTCGGCAATTTCGCTCAGACGCAACCGGTCATGAACGTTTTTGAGTGACTCGAATGAGGGGGTGACGACTGAGACGTACTCTTCGAACTCCTCTTCATATTTCGAGAGCAGATAGGTGTCTTGGGGCTGTGCCGGGATGATGGTCCGAATATCTGGTCGAGCCGCAATTCCGACTAATGCGTCCTTGTACGCAATGAGGTCGTCCTCGGCGGCCGGAATGATGATCGTCTCGTTACTGTAGCGTCCTGCATAGACGGGAAGATCAGCCCGATCCGATGCGAGGACCGTATGAATTCCGTGCCGAGAAAGCGAACGCGCTGTAATGTAACTGTGGGAGTTCAACCCTGTTGGTAATAGAACGGCATCTCGTTCACTACCTGTATTCGACATATTACTTCCCATATTGTATACCATCTTATATGTATGTTGGTATTCGGGCTCCTACTCCGGTGTTGATTGCGAATAGCTGTAGTGTGATCTTCGGTAGCAAACACCCTTATTCTGATAGATCGTCTTCTTGGTAGCGATTTTCGACCAAAGAACTCGTGTAGCTCTCTGTGTGGAGTAGAGAGATCGGTCTGCGGTCTCCGCGTGATTGATTGTTCTTTACCAATCTATACCGACTGATTTTTTAGGTCCCATATGTAATGGGATATATGGCATCCGATCGCGGCTGGTGGTTGCTATTGCCGGAGCCGCTTCGCCGCTTTCCGGCCGACCTTGTAGCCGTGATTATACTGACACTTCTGACGATGCTTGCGGTAGCATCGCCTATTGTTCGTGAGACACCGCTTCGCATTCTGCTTGGGCTGCCGTTCGTACTGTTTCTCCCTGGCTATGCTTTTATTGCTGCTCTCTTCCCCGAGCGGGGACGGCCA from Halalkalicoccus tibetensis encodes the following:
- a CDS encoding PQQ-dependent sugar dehydrogenase, which codes for MPNKNKINRRSFLSTSAAIGVFTVAGCAEGAEDEDDESDEADEEQDRTDFEIEEVADDLSNPWAIAFLPNESEILITEREGNLSLLDRDDGTLELIDETPEVYAEGQGGLLDVALHPNFPDECWVYLTYSVTNDDGESATELGRGRLDTEEQTLQDFEELYVAEPYIEGDGHFGSRIIFDDDQTLYMTTGDRQLKDFGEDHVSQDTSNGVGATLRFMPDGTIPDDNPFVDEPDVHDAIFSYGHRNSQGMTIHPESGEIWQSEHGEEAGDEINIIEAGGNYGWPIAHYGCEYDTDIPVGDLPDERDDTVNPVYYWECGSGGFPPGGMTFYDGEAFPDWQGDLFVGNLPGEYIGRFTVDDRDVAETTPLLEDQEWRIRDVEVAPDTGHLYIVIDEESAPLVRLVPA
- a CDS encoding glycosyl hydrolase, with product MDRRRFIAHTTAMTCPCIALAGCTDERNGSTADSTEDDDEEPPDSDEEVNEEQNDVEHDGEPITDYDLEVHDERSNGHVFWVDHNERMYGGRSNRVLISDDWWETTETLYTVTEHEDTNDYIQSVIVPESGRVVVGVGGRADKTTGRVILLDEDVEDHETVYEFDWGRVSNSLAHVVYEDIIVIGSYGQSDFEDGNHPNEVILSTDGGESFNRILEAELRTEDAPNLHIHDVEYDPHAERIWVAVGDNANTQLHWSDDLGDSWEQIGETGEAPMVTQISAFEDCIVLGTDGTPEGIIRWERDTPDEEPDGVEEFEHHSTLQFETDNDRMQTFARRRWHIREDDGRELCLMPFGYSPMNPDATDSVLLASTDGDAWYELYRTETQDILLSNVMGPLSMDGDLRTLVSDSFQSGGHQIDATVPEFWE
- a CDS encoding FxLYD domain-containing protein translates to MKRRKFIAMSGTATAVPLVGCMGSDNEDRNESEEDGEPEEATEKGGRTEVDELLEGGVSDIEGLEILEYEFIEEDFSTRIEGIVVNNTGSDLDYVEVGIILYNEDSQGTEDSFTNITNLPTGEDWVFEIRLPEGVTDIDDYRIVVVDRPLLSLSRFN
- a CDS encoding carboxylate--amine ligase, whose protein sequence is MSNTGSERDAVLLPTGLNSHSYITARSLSRHGIHTVLASDRADLPVYAGRYSNETIIIPAAEDDLIAYKDALVGIAARPDIRTIIPAQPQDTYLLSKYEEEFEEYVSVVTPSFESLKNVHDRLRLSEIAEEAGVPVPETRLLDEVDDWSPELIVKSRYNLLAEEYADSYTPHDMGIVKTIEHLQPGEEPDVAVLCEKMEHTPIVQEYVHSSDEYVFGALYDHGEAKTTFQHRQIRADSYTGGGGVYRKSVHIPELEEVGRTLLDALDWHGLACIEYMRDAETGEFKLTEINPRMWQSLPCAVRAGADFPHDFWLLATEQGDLIEPGYKVGVGSHYLYGELKYLASLVQTDSTLVEPPSFMSSISDVLLSIVAEPHFDTVYLDDPLPIVYGVREAIRKSRRP